One window of Lytechinus variegatus isolate NC3 chromosome 2, Lvar_3.0, whole genome shotgun sequence genomic DNA carries:
- the LOC121409575 gene encoding uncharacterized protein LOC121409575 — protein sequence MAQSVRTLCVCLCFCAFFAIGIKAQTTDRTAQFKALCDRYRQVVETCEEDLRGLLTLTEQELFDGAENNMVCLVEEGEQESADACEILEKICLEVVDCSSTARFRRSSSVSAESSSVESSETD from the exons GTAAGAACACTCTGCGTCTGCTTGTGTTTCTGTGCATTTTTTGCAATTGGAATCAAAG CCCAAACTACCGATCGCACTGCACAGTTCAAAGCCCTATGTGACAGATACAGGCAGGTGGTTGAAACGTGTGAAGAAGATCTAAGAGGGCTTCTTACCCTTACTGAACAGGAATTGTTTGATGGAGCTGAGAATAATATGGTGTGTTTGGTAGAGGAAGGAGAGCAGGAAAGCGCCGATGCCTGTGAAATCTTGGAAAAAATTTGCCTTGAAGTTGTCGACTGTTCTTCTACAG CTCGTTTCAGACGTTCTTCGTCTGTCTCTGCCGAATCGTCATCCGTTGAATCTAGTGAAACAGACTGA